The Vitis riparia cultivar Riparia Gloire de Montpellier isolate 1030 chromosome 10, EGFV_Vit.rip_1.0, whole genome shotgun sequence genome includes a region encoding these proteins:
- the LOC117923742 gene encoding calcium/calmodulin-regulated receptor-like kinase 1 isoform X2, which produces MKKMRGMPGALIVGITVGVMIGGVLGVCAVCMLIRYRSKCSPKLSRRAATVPIRVNDVDSSANLSEFSVGRYSDSSLGQVSARTSEGNAMSAWVDMEGHKRKNAASAFGIPNYSYRELEKATCSFTTLIGQGAFGPVYKAQLSNGETVAVKVLATDSKQGKREFQAEILLLGRLHHRNLVNLVGYSADKGQLMLVYVYMSNGSLASHLYGQKHEPLSWDSRVSIALDVARGMEYLHYGAAPSIVHRDIKSSNILLDQSMRARATIGTEDEVGWEEIVDSSLNGKFDVEELNDIASLAYQCINHLSKKRPSMRDIVLALSRILKLNHSRKRHKESMSATEEEITIELQKSETRDPTVMEFQKKVAIDITTQSVEI; this is translated from the exons atgaagaaaatgagaggGATGCCAGGGGCTCTCATAGTGGGGATCACCGTGGGTGTGATGATTGGAGGGGTTTTGGGCGTATGCGCTGTGTGTATGTTGATCAGGTACAGAAGCAAGTGTTCCCCAAAATTGAGTCGGAGGGCCGCCACCGTCCCCATCCGCGTAAATGATGTTGATTCTTCTGCAAACTTATCGGAATTCTCTGTTGGCCGCTACTCCGACTCATCACTGGGCCAGGTCTCAGCCAGAACGTCTGAAGGGAATGCCATGTCTGCGTGGGTGGATATGGAGGGTCATAAGAGGAAGAATGCGGCCTCAGCTTTTGGAATACCCAACTACTCTTACAG AGAGCTAGAGAAAGCCACTTGTAGCTTTACAACTCTGATAGGGCAAGGGGCATTTGGTCCTGTTTACAAAGCTCAGTTGTCAAATGGTGAGACTGTGGCTGTTAAAGTTCTTGCCACTGACTCTAAGCAAGGGAAAAGGGAGTTCCAGGCAGAG aTTCTGTTACTAGGAAGATTACACCATAGAAATCTTGTGAACTTAGTGGGATACAGTGCAGATAAAGGACAGCTTATGCTTGTGTATGTCTACATGAGTAATGGCAGTCTGGCTTCTCATTTATATG GTCAAAAGCATGAGCCACTAAGCTGGGATTCAAGAGTTTCCATAGCTCTCGATGTTGCAAGGGGAATGGAATATCTACATTATGGG GCAGCTCCTTCCATAGTCCACCGCGACATCAAATCTTCCAACATACTGCTGGACCAATCCATGAGAGCCAGA GCAACAATAGGTACAGAAGATGAAGTTGGGTGGGAGGAGATTGTGGATTCCAGTCtcaatggaaaatttgatgtGGAAGAACTCAATGATATTGCTTCTCTTGCTTACCAATGTATCAATCATCTCTCAAAAAAAAGACCTTCTATGAGGGACATTGTTCTAGCTCTATCTAGGATTCTCAAGCTGAACCACAGCAGGAAGCGTCACAAGGAGTCCATGTCTGCTACAGAAGAGGAAATCACCATCGAATTGCAGAAGTCAGAGACACGGGATCCCACAgtaatggaatttcaaaaaaagGTGGCTATTGACATCACAACCCAATCCGTTGAAATATGA
- the LOC117923742 gene encoding calcium/calmodulin-regulated receptor-like kinase 1 isoform X1, whose amino-acid sequence MKKMRGMPGALIVGITVGVMIGGVLGVCAVCMLIRYRSKCSPKLSRRAATVPIRVNDVDSSANLSEFSVGRYSDSSLGQVSARTSEGNAMSAWVDMEGHKRKNAASAFGIPNYSYRELEKATCSFTTLIGQGAFGPVYKAQLSNGETVAVKVLATDSKQGKREFQAEILLLGRLHHRNLVNLVGYSADKGQLMLVYVYMSNGSLASHLYGQKHEPLSWDSRVSIALDVARGMEYLHYGAAPSIVHRDIKSSNILLDQSMRARVADFGLSREQIFKSHASNVKGTFGYLDPEYLSTKTFTKKSDVYSFGVLLFELIAGRNPLQGLMEYVELATIGTEDEVGWEEIVDSSLNGKFDVEELNDIASLAYQCINHLSKKRPSMRDIVLALSRILKLNHSRKRHKESMSATEEEITIELQKSETRDPTVMEFQKKVAIDITTQSVEI is encoded by the exons atgaagaaaatgagaggGATGCCAGGGGCTCTCATAGTGGGGATCACCGTGGGTGTGATGATTGGAGGGGTTTTGGGCGTATGCGCTGTGTGTATGTTGATCAGGTACAGAAGCAAGTGTTCCCCAAAATTGAGTCGGAGGGCCGCCACCGTCCCCATCCGCGTAAATGATGTTGATTCTTCTGCAAACTTATCGGAATTCTCTGTTGGCCGCTACTCCGACTCATCACTGGGCCAGGTCTCAGCCAGAACGTCTGAAGGGAATGCCATGTCTGCGTGGGTGGATATGGAGGGTCATAAGAGGAAGAATGCGGCCTCAGCTTTTGGAATACCCAACTACTCTTACAG AGAGCTAGAGAAAGCCACTTGTAGCTTTACAACTCTGATAGGGCAAGGGGCATTTGGTCCTGTTTACAAAGCTCAGTTGTCAAATGGTGAGACTGTGGCTGTTAAAGTTCTTGCCACTGACTCTAAGCAAGGGAAAAGGGAGTTCCAGGCAGAG aTTCTGTTACTAGGAAGATTACACCATAGAAATCTTGTGAACTTAGTGGGATACAGTGCAGATAAAGGACAGCTTATGCTTGTGTATGTCTACATGAGTAATGGCAGTCTGGCTTCTCATTTATATG GTCAAAAGCATGAGCCACTAAGCTGGGATTCAAGAGTTTCCATAGCTCTCGATGTTGCAAGGGGAATGGAATATCTACATTATGGG GCAGCTCCTTCCATAGTCCACCGCGACATCAAATCTTCCAACATACTGCTGGACCAATCCATGAGAGCCAGA GTGGCAGACTTTGGGCTTTCAAGAGAACagatttttaaatcacatgcaTCTAATGTCAAGGGGACTTTTGGGTATCTTGATCCTGAATATCTGTCAACAAAAACCTTCACTAAGAAAAgtgatgtttatagttttggcGTGCTGCTCTTTGAACTAATTGCAGGCAGGAATCCCCTACAGGGTCTCATGGAATATGTAGAACTT GCAACAATAGGTACAGAAGATGAAGTTGGGTGGGAGGAGATTGTGGATTCCAGTCtcaatggaaaatttgatgtGGAAGAACTCAATGATATTGCTTCTCTTGCTTACCAATGTATCAATCATCTCTCAAAAAAAAGACCTTCTATGAGGGACATTGTTCTAGCTCTATCTAGGATTCTCAAGCTGAACCACAGCAGGAAGCGTCACAAGGAGTCCATGTCTGCTACAGAAGAGGAAATCACCATCGAATTGCAGAAGTCAGAGACACGGGATCCCACAgtaatggaatttcaaaaaaagGTGGCTATTGACATCACAACCCAATCCGTTGAAATATGA